The following are encoded together in the Paludisphaera mucosa genome:
- a CDS encoding type II toxin-antitoxin system RelE/ParE family toxin — protein MSLPVVLTPEAELDFLTAADWYQDRADLGTRFTAAIHQAPGQIEATPELHRVVHRDVRRARVATFPYLVYYRVRAERIEVLAILHGRRSASAWKDRL, from the coding sequence GTGAGCCTGCCGGTCGTCCTGACCCCCGAGGCCGAACTCGACTTCCTCACCGCCGCGGACTGGTATCAGGACCGGGCCGATCTCGGCACCAGGTTCACCGCGGCGATCCATCAGGCGCCGGGTCAGATCGAGGCGACGCCGGAGCTGCATCGCGTCGTCCATCGGGACGTTCGTCGGGCCAGGGTGGCGACCTTCCCCTACCTCGTCTACTACCGAGTTCGAGCCGAGCGCATCGAGGTCCTCGCCATCCTCCACGGCCGCCGCTCGGCCTCGGCCTGGAAGGATCGGCTGTGA
- a CDS encoding addiction module protein: MDLQAVLSEIRNWTVEDQLRLIEEVWDGLTDHDAEEGLAEDVKELLDRRIEASDKAPAAAIPWEEVQARALERFRK; the protein is encoded by the coding sequence ATGGATCTGCAAGCCGTATTGAGCGAGATCCGAAACTGGACGGTCGAGGATCAATTACGCCTCATCGAAGAGGTCTGGGACGGGTTGACCGACCACGACGCGGAGGAAGGGCTGGCCGAGGACGTGAAGGAATTGCTGGATCGGCGGATCGAGGCGTCGGACAAGGCGCCTGCCGCCGCCATCCCCTGGGAGGAGGTCCAGGCTCGGGCGCTTGAGCGGTTCCGGAAGTGA
- a CDS encoding cellulase family glycosylhydrolase produces the protein MIHRRAALRASAAVALAGLGGAAEEPAGRPSLHVYDSYGWLRGFSVVPSWGARIEEAWWSYRGDRFREEVALARQVHANCIRLWIEFTAWMADPEAVTARFLDAVAAVDEAGMKVMPCLFNRWHDDRFDYGGTYADTLLRNWTPQLDYVRALVTPLADDPRVLLWDLCNEPGAFDQATEVNRREFAWLKDVAAAVRGCGAKQPITIGTMAGTNIETYAPLVDVLCGHPYAHAPAALEAMIKGLDAIRDRHRKPLLVNECIPGCLDDQRRAACARFNTEMLAAAGFGWMGWALREGKAISTRRDRYDGNGLDGQGFHPFFTAAGRLRGGLEFLAEPPRTPPPWARPGA, from the coding sequence ATGATCCATCGTCGCGCGGCCCTCAGGGCGTCGGCGGCCGTTGCACTCGCAGGCCTCGGCGGCGCGGCCGAGGAGCCGGCCGGCCGGCCCTCGCTGCACGTCTACGACTCGTACGGCTGGCTCCGCGGCTTCAGCGTGGTGCCGTCGTGGGGGGCGCGCATCGAGGAGGCCTGGTGGTCGTATCGGGGCGACCGGTTCCGCGAGGAGGTCGCCCTCGCCCGCCAGGTCCACGCCAACTGCATCCGGCTCTGGATCGAGTTCACGGCCTGGATGGCCGACCCCGAAGCCGTGACGGCCCGCTTCCTCGACGCCGTCGCGGCCGTCGACGAGGCCGGGATGAAGGTGATGCCCTGCCTCTTCAACCGCTGGCACGACGACCGTTTCGACTACGGCGGCACCTACGCCGACACCCTCCTCCGCAACTGGACGCCGCAGCTCGACTACGTCCGGGCCCTGGTGACGCCCCTGGCCGACGACCCCCGGGTCCTGCTCTGGGACCTTTGCAACGAGCCCGGGGCGTTCGACCAGGCGACCGAGGTGAACCGCCGCGAGTTCGCCTGGCTGAAGGACGTGGCCGCCGCGGTCCGCGGCTGCGGGGCGAAGCAGCCGATCACGATCGGCACCATGGCCGGGACCAACATCGAGACCTACGCCCCGCTCGTCGACGTGCTCTGCGGCCATCCCTACGCCCACGCCCCGGCGGCCCTCGAGGCGATGATCAAGGGCCTCGACGCGATCAGGGACCGGCACCGCAAGCCGCTGCTGGTCAACGAGTGCATCCCCGGCTGCCTCGACGACCAGCGCCGCGCCGCCTGCGCCCGGTTCAACACCGAGATGCTCGCCGCCGCCGGTTTCGGCTGGATGGGGTGGGCCCTTCGCGAGGGCAAGGCGATCTCCACCCGCCGCGACCGCTACGACGGCAACGGCCTCGACGGCCAGGGCTTCCACCCGTTCTTCACCGCCGCCGGCCGCCTGCGCGGGGGCCTGGAATTCCTCGCCGAGCCGCCGCGGACGCCGCCGCCGTGGGCCAGGCCGGGGGCCTGA
- a CDS encoding ankyrin repeat domain-containing protein: MYGGLTKLAHEGDEAGVRRMLDEGVPADAIDNGRFNATPLQAAAGAGHLEIVELLLDRGANVNHVDNDGFSPVTTAARAGKWQVVKLLAAHGGDFRTPDATGRNGHDYVRRCRGARTRAAIQAALERRGVAPATDPGATEPLETRSSHPAGAESGEGETS; this comes from the coding sequence ATGTACGGCGGTCTCACCAAGCTCGCTCACGAAGGGGATGAGGCGGGCGTCCGGCGGATGCTCGACGAGGGGGTGCCCGCGGACGCGATCGACAACGGGCGGTTCAACGCGACGCCCCTCCAGGCCGCCGCCGGGGCGGGGCATCTGGAGATCGTCGAGCTGCTGCTGGACCGGGGCGCGAACGTGAACCACGTCGACAACGACGGGTTCTCGCCGGTGACGACGGCCGCACGCGCGGGCAAGTGGCAGGTGGTGAAGCTGCTGGCGGCGCACGGCGGCGATTTCCGCACCCCGGACGCGACCGGCCGGAACGGCCACGACTACGTCCGCCGCTGCCGAGGCGCGCGGACCCGCGCCGCCATCCAGGCCGCGCTCGAGCGTCGGGGCGTGGCACCCGCGACCGACCCGGGGGCGACCGAACCTCTAGAAACAAGAAGCTCCCACCCCGCCGGGGCCGAATCCGGCGAGGGGGAGACTTCCTGA
- a CDS encoding alpha/beta fold hydrolase, with protein sequence MGVGDPLIVVPGMAGGWRLTRPLLRRLAQHRQVITYSLRGDLTHGRGPLGASRTPYVEIGQHAADLAGLIERLGLERPSILGVSFGGAVALELAVEQPRLLDSLIVQGIESRFRATTASGIVRNVLERYALPPNSPFINQFLNLLYAKKPEPGPQADFVVERIWETPQAVMAQRLGQLEQFDVTDRLWRLDVPTLVLAGSKDAIIPASRQKRLASEISNARFETIEGAGHIGFVTHADQMARQVHAHFQRVKAAV encoded by the coding sequence ATGGGCGTCGGCGATCCGCTGATCGTGGTCCCCGGCATGGCGGGCGGCTGGCGGTTGACGCGGCCCCTGCTCCGCCGCCTGGCCCAGCATCGCCAGGTCATCACCTACAGCCTCAGGGGCGACCTCACTCATGGCCGTGGACCGCTCGGGGCCAGCCGGACACCTTACGTCGAGATCGGTCAGCACGCCGCCGACCTGGCCGGCCTGATCGAGCGGCTCGGCCTGGAGCGGCCGTCGATCCTCGGCGTCTCGTTCGGCGGGGCCGTCGCCCTGGAGCTGGCCGTCGAACAGCCTCGCCTGCTGGACTCCCTGATCGTCCAGGGGATCGAGTCGCGGTTCCGCGCGACGACCGCCTCGGGGATCGTCCGGAACGTCCTGGAGCGTTACGCCCTGCCCCCGAACAGCCCGTTCATCAACCAGTTCCTCAACCTGCTGTACGCGAAGAAGCCCGAGCCGGGCCCGCAGGCCGATTTCGTCGTCGAACGGATCTGGGAGACGCCCCAGGCGGTCATGGCCCAGCGCCTCGGCCAGCTCGAACAGTTCGACGTGACCGACCGCCTGTGGCGGCTGGACGTCCCCACGCTGGTCCTCGCGGGCTCCAAGGACGCGATCATCCCGGCCTCGCGGCAGAAGCGGCTCGCGTCGGAGATCTCGAACGCCCGGTTCGAGACGATCGAGGGGGCCGGCCACATCGGCTTCGTCACCCACGCCGACCAGATGGCCCGCCAGGTCCACGCCCACTTCCAGCGCGTCAAGGCGGCCGTCTAA
- a CDS encoding sigma 54-interacting transcriptional regulator yields the protein MPGIGSSWWRRRRRNVSGWAVGANKAPSWLGERWAGLRLFYLTCSVAVVLYSTMVLFQMVWMGTIGVRCMFGTEVEDNVSTNFRWIDSQGREDRPRRGDALLSINGTDLTRGDYAAYIAAIRGLSGRVGDSVNVRWMNGQTGRLHEASAEVRFMPQSSYIWSFIWFLQEMLIFAVGARVFWRRPNDDSARLFFMLCIVTVGAFMGGYHWTEIVGQPWLIYPFVLVALLVPTVNLHFYLVFPRPNPLLLVHRRWVLGVLYGVPGAFLAALWGSMYASRWLRLRDATTQSSTALELIRVLALSYVWVAVFFFGLCFLCLVFSYRRARHRGERNQVKWILLATVASSVLIGYLMVQTLIDPSNLGRDSAAWPMFTVSLLYTIAHAFSITRYKLLQVDEIVNRSMAYFAFSVTAGLIYSGLLLISGKLIGDRLTSLGTSWGAVVATVSVIVVLFVSELARGRFQRILDRRFFREKYKFDQAMQKMRLAVGSLVDRQTLGKRLLEGTAEVLRLEWGALYLAEPEDGRFELAASHGPAPDEAVLEADHPLVTRLRQASSVRQSHSIGSAAASDPATDSMIALGGEAACGVGGDGRLAGVLVLGPKRSGMPYEDEEMAFLGALSSVSAMALHSADIQETLETLNHELRGKVDKIAEQQRRILILQDQLRDRAERETAGQPGGAARGDVRKDSNGLVEAFERMKGSSPAARRMMNMARKVAASSSAVLIRGESGTGKELLAAAVHAASPRAARPFVKVHCAALSQGLLESELFGHVKGAFTGADRDRMGRFEQADGGTLFLDEIGDINLEVQTKLLRVLQETSFERVGSSQSLRVDVRIVAATHQDLEALIREGRFREDLYYRLNVICLTTPALRERREDVLELAMHFLDVYAARMGKVLTYIEPEAVEALMAHDWPGNIRELENTIERAVVLADGPSLTADDLPPEVRQPIRRRYRARASAAGVAPRAAAPTRGLAPPAAAPTIGRGATSGPAPVPAEGEDWGDEFSSYERQRLVEAMEEADGNKSVAARLLGMPRSTFFSKLKKHGLA from the coding sequence ATGCCTGGGATCGGTTCCTCGTGGTGGAGACGACGGCGTCGGAACGTCTCGGGATGGGCCGTGGGGGCGAACAAGGCTCCTTCCTGGTTAGGCGAGCGGTGGGCGGGGTTGCGGTTGTTCTACCTCACCTGCTCGGTGGCGGTCGTCCTCTACTCGACGATGGTGCTCTTCCAGATGGTCTGGATGGGGACCATCGGCGTGCGCTGCATGTTCGGCACGGAGGTCGAGGACAACGTCTCGACCAACTTCCGCTGGATCGATTCGCAGGGGCGTGAGGACCGTCCTCGACGCGGGGACGCCCTGCTATCCATCAATGGGACGGACCTGACCCGCGGAGATTACGCGGCGTACATCGCGGCGATCCGGGGGTTGAGCGGGCGGGTCGGCGACTCGGTGAACGTGCGTTGGATGAATGGGCAGACCGGCCGCCTGCACGAGGCGAGTGCCGAGGTCCGGTTCATGCCGCAGAGTTCGTACATCTGGTCCTTCATCTGGTTCCTGCAGGAGATGCTGATCTTCGCAGTGGGAGCCAGGGTCTTCTGGCGACGGCCCAACGACGACTCGGCGCGGCTGTTCTTCATGCTCTGCATCGTGACGGTCGGGGCGTTCATGGGGGGGTACCACTGGACGGAGATCGTGGGCCAGCCCTGGCTCATCTACCCGTTCGTGCTGGTCGCGCTGCTGGTGCCGACGGTCAACCTGCATTTCTACCTGGTCTTCCCGCGCCCCAATCCGCTGCTGCTGGTGCATCGCCGCTGGGTGCTGGGGGTGCTCTACGGGGTGCCGGGCGCGTTCCTGGCGGCGCTCTGGGGCAGCATGTACGCCTCGCGCTGGCTCCGGCTCCGCGACGCGACGACGCAAAGCTCGACGGCGCTCGAGCTGATCCGCGTGCTGGCGTTGAGCTACGTCTGGGTGGCGGTCTTCTTCTTCGGGCTCTGCTTCCTGTGCCTGGTCTTCAGCTACCGGCGGGCGCGGCACCGCGGCGAGCGGAACCAGGTGAAGTGGATCTTGCTGGCGACCGTGGCGTCGTCGGTGCTGATCGGCTACCTGATGGTGCAGACCCTGATCGACCCCTCGAACCTGGGCCGCGACAGCGCGGCCTGGCCGATGTTCACGGTGTCGCTGCTTTATACGATCGCGCACGCGTTCAGCATCACGCGCTACAAGCTCTTGCAGGTCGACGAGATCGTCAACCGGAGCATGGCGTACTTCGCGTTCAGCGTGACGGCGGGCCTGATCTACTCGGGCCTCCTGCTGATCAGCGGCAAGCTGATCGGCGACCGACTCACCTCGCTGGGGACGTCGTGGGGTGCGGTGGTGGCGACGGTCTCGGTGATCGTGGTGCTGTTCGTCTCGGAGCTGGCGCGGGGGCGGTTCCAGCGGATCCTCGACCGCCGGTTCTTCCGCGAGAAATACAAGTTCGACCAGGCGATGCAGAAGATGCGGCTGGCGGTCGGCAGCCTGGTCGACCGCCAGACGCTGGGCAAGCGTCTGCTGGAGGGGACGGCCGAGGTGCTGCGGCTGGAGTGGGGCGCGCTCTACCTGGCCGAGCCCGAGGACGGCCGGTTCGAGCTGGCCGCCAGCCACGGCCCGGCCCCCGACGAGGCCGTGCTGGAGGCCGACCACCCGCTGGTGACGCGGCTGCGGCAGGCGTCGTCGGTCCGCCAGTCGCACTCGATCGGCTCGGCCGCGGCGTCCGATCCGGCGACCGACTCCATGATCGCGCTGGGGGGCGAGGCCGCCTGCGGCGTCGGCGGCGACGGCCGGCTCGCCGGGGTCCTGGTCCTGGGCCCCAAGCGCAGCGGCATGCCGTACGAGGACGAGGAGATGGCGTTCCTGGGCGCGCTCAGCTCGGTCTCGGCGATGGCCCTGCATTCGGCCGACATCCAGGAGACCCTGGAGACGCTCAACCACGAGTTGCGGGGCAAGGTCGACAAGATCGCCGAGCAGCAGCGGCGGATTTTGATCCTCCAAGATCAGCTCCGCGACCGCGCCGAGCGCGAGACCGCGGGCCAGCCGGGGGGGGCCGCGCGGGGCGACGTCCGCAAGGATTCCAACGGGCTCGTCGAGGCCTTCGAGCGGATGAAGGGGTCGAGCCCCGCCGCGCGGCGGATGATGAACATGGCGCGGAAGGTGGCGGCCAGCTCGTCGGCCGTGCTGATCCGGGGCGAGAGCGGCACCGGCAAGGAGCTGCTGGCCGCGGCCGTCCACGCGGCCAGCCCCCGGGCGGCGCGGCCGTTCGTCAAGGTCCACTGCGCGGCGCTCTCGCAGGGCCTGCTGGAGAGCGAGCTGTTCGGCCACGTGAAGGGGGCGTTCACCGGCGCCGACCGCGACCGCATGGGCCGGTTCGAGCAGGCCGACGGCGGCACCCTGTTCCTGGACGAGATCGGCGACATCAACCTGGAAGTCCAGACGAAGCTGCTGCGGGTGCTGCAGGAGACCTCGTTCGAGCGGGTCGGCAGCTCGCAGTCGCTGCGCGTCGACGTGCGGATCGTGGCGGCGACGCACCAGGACCTGGAGGCCCTGATCCGGGAGGGGCGGTTCCGCGAGGACCTGTATTACCGCCTGAACGTCATCTGCCTGACGACGCCCGCCCTGCGCGAGCGTCGCGAGGACGTGCTGGAGCTGGCGATGCACTTCCTCGACGTCTACGCGGCGAGGATGGGCAAGGTGCTGACCTACATCGAGCCCGAGGCCGTCGAGGCCCTCATGGCGCACGACTGGCCGGGGAACATCCGCGAGCTGGAGAACACGATCGAGCGCGCGGTGGTGCTGGCCGACGGCCCCTCGCTGACGGCCGACGACCTGCCGCCGGAGGTCCGCCAGCCGATCCGCCGCCGCTACCGCGCGCGGGCCTCGGCGGCCGGCGTCGCCCCTCGCGCGGCGGCCCCGACGCGCGGCCTCGCACCGCCGGCCGCCGCGCCGACGATCGGCCGCGGGGCGACGTCCGGTCCGGCCCCGGTCCCCGCGGAGGGGGAGGACTGGGGGGACGAATTCTCCTCGTACGAGCGCCAGCGGCTGGTCGAGGCGATGGAGGAGGCGGACGGCAACAAGAGCGTCGCCGCCCGCCTGCTGGGGATGCCCCGGAGCACCTTCTTCAGCAAGCTGAAGAAGCACGGCCTGGCCTGA
- a CDS encoding DUF6263 family protein — translation MPHAFPETPTPLRRRPLLRRDARLATAVGLALVLAIGLAPAARAAAPLRWKFQKGETIRYALVQKTETKMKSAQIQGGSVVNQTSDIRWIVEEVSPEGAATMTQIIDRVRVKMEANGQAPVEFDSADKDKVPDDPRAAQVVSIFKALAGFECKLSMDPRGQIKSVTIPEKTLEALKKSFTGPMANLFSEESMKNMITQSGLVLPEQAVEDGKGWTDQSKLPVQQLGTIVTEKTYTVKGPVDGDPSKVRIDLSAKMAVEGAANPNLSFEIKDQKNEGVFDFDAQNGRIARSHVEVRMVQLITAGANSLEQTVNNTMEMTLTPEPAAK, via the coding sequence ATGCCCCACGCGTTCCCCGAGACCCCGACGCCCCTCCGGCGTCGCCCGCTCCTCCGCCGCGACGCCCGGCTCGCGACGGCCGTCGGCCTGGCCCTGGTCCTGGCGATCGGCCTCGCCCCGGCCGCCCGGGCCGCCGCCCCCCTGCGCTGGAAGTTCCAGAAGGGCGAGACCATCCGCTACGCGCTGGTCCAGAAGACCGAGACCAAGATGAAGTCCGCCCAGATCCAGGGCGGCTCGGTCGTCAACCAGACGAGCGACATCCGCTGGATCGTCGAGGAGGTCTCGCCCGAGGGCGCGGCCACGATGACCCAGATCATCGACCGCGTCCGCGTGAAGATGGAGGCGAACGGCCAGGCCCCCGTCGAGTTCGACTCCGCCGACAAGGACAAGGTCCCCGACGACCCCCGCGCGGCCCAGGTCGTGTCGATCTTCAAGGCCCTCGCCGGGTTCGAGTGCAAGCTGTCGATGGACCCCCGGGGCCAGATCAAATCGGTCACGATCCCCGAGAAGACCCTCGAGGCCCTCAAGAAGAGCTTCACCGGGCCGATGGCCAACCTCTTCTCGGAAGAGTCGATGAAGAACATGATCACCCAGTCGGGCCTCGTGCTGCCCGAGCAGGCCGTCGAGGACGGCAAGGGCTGGACCGACCAGTCGAAGCTCCCGGTCCAGCAGCTCGGCACGATCGTGACCGAGAAGACCTACACCGTGAAGGGGCCGGTCGACGGCGACCCGAGCAAGGTCCGGATCGACCTCTCCGCCAAGATGGCCGTCGAGGGCGCCGCGAACCCCAACCTCAGCTTCGAGATCAAGGACCAGAAGAACGAAGGCGTCTTCGACTTCGACGCCCAGAACGGGCGGATCGCCAGGTCGCACGTCGAGGTCAGGATGGTCCAGCTCATCACCGCCGGGGCCAACTCGCTCGAACAGACCGTCAACAACACGATGGAGATGACGCTCACCCCCGAGCCGGCCGCCAAGTGA
- a CDS encoding CPBP family intramembrane glutamic endopeptidase: MQDRNDLSDSGELPGPDVEAPGHDAMMTLAVLFEGGLAPMSLVAGWLFGHPPLRHFGWDVDAALLGAAAALPPALLVIAMLHRPFPLFAGLRRTLDEEIVPLVDNCTWKDLVLIAVAMGVGQEMFFRGVLQPAISEMLGDAWGVALTSLLFGVLQPISVAFAFIGFLLGVYLGTLCLLTGNLLAAITCNGLYYFALLAYTVRPDDVDRLRENPIQPVPPDRSIDDPDAR, translated from the coding sequence ATGCAGGATCGCAACGATTTGAGCGATTCGGGAGAGTTGCCGGGTCCGGACGTCGAGGCCCCCGGTCATGACGCGATGATGACGCTGGCCGTCCTGTTCGAGGGCGGCCTGGCACCGATGTCGCTCGTGGCCGGCTGGCTGTTCGGACACCCCCCTCTGAGGCACTTCGGCTGGGACGTCGACGCCGCCCTGCTGGGCGCGGCGGCCGCCCTGCCGCCGGCCTTGCTGGTCATCGCCATGCTGCATCGACCCTTCCCGCTCTTCGCGGGTCTCAGGCGGACCCTCGACGAGGAGATCGTGCCGCTGGTGGACAACTGCACCTGGAAGGACCTGGTCCTGATCGCCGTCGCGATGGGGGTCGGCCAGGAGATGTTCTTCCGGGGGGTCCTCCAGCCGGCCATCTCCGAGATGCTGGGCGACGCCTGGGGGGTGGCGCTCACCAGCCTCCTCTTCGGCGTGCTGCAGCCGATCTCGGTCGCCTTCGCGTTCATCGGCTTCCTGCTCGGCGTGTACCTGGGGACGCTCTGCCTGCTGACGGGCAACCTGCTGGCCGCGATCACCTGCAACGGGCTCTACTACTTCGCGCTGCTGGCCTACACGGTGCGGCCCGACGACGTCGATCGGCTCCGCGAGAACCCCATCCAGCCGGTCCCCCCCGACCGATCCATCGACGACCCCGACGCGCGCTGA
- a CDS encoding trypsin-like peptidase domain-containing protein codes for MLIPWSRRGEGDRRAGLTSPWLGVGLVLGVLTVGAPPATAWGSDPSAVGVRRTAVVEAVSKAQPCVVNISSEKKAASSSRWPFSPEENQRPRVNGMGSGVIVDGRGYILTNHHVVDKVAGVQVQLLDGTTYPARVLQFDPVMDLALIKIEPTSPLPAIKIGTSADLMVGEPVLTIGNAFGYENTVSVGIVSALHRDVTLSDEQVYRNLIQTDAAINPGNSGGPLINIEGELIGINVAVRAGAQGIGFALPMDEVKRVAAEMLSTRRLAATWHGVVAAETLRGAHRVLVAADVQRGSPGEAAGLRPGDELVQIGGMSVANALDVERAFLDARPGTPSKVVIRRGGVDSALALEVRPLPDGTTLAAYDKADPVWDSIGLRTSPASSDDVSAVNPKLRGGLLIQAVSPGSPAAAALLQRGDILVGMNIGDRNWETIRPDHIIHVLSQPEAVQTDTALLYVIRRNGGLQSRRISLADPRVKNIIAQ; via the coding sequence GTGCTAATACCCTGGAGTCGCCGCGGTGAGGGGGACCGACGAGCCGGCCTGACGAGCCCCTGGCTGGGGGTCGGGCTGGTGCTGGGCGTCCTGACGGTCGGCGCGCCGCCGGCGACGGCGTGGGGCTCCGACCCGTCGGCGGTCGGGGTCCGGCGGACGGCGGTCGTCGAGGCGGTGAGCAAGGCCCAGCCCTGCGTGGTCAACATCTCGAGCGAGAAGAAGGCGGCGTCGAGCAGCCGCTGGCCGTTCTCGCCCGAGGAGAACCAGCGGCCCCGCGTCAATGGCATGGGGAGCGGCGTCATCGTCGACGGCCGGGGCTACATCCTCACGAACCACCACGTCGTCGACAAGGTGGCGGGCGTGCAGGTGCAGCTCCTGGACGGGACGACCTACCCCGCCCGGGTGCTCCAGTTCGACCCCGTCATGGACCTGGCGCTCATCAAGATCGAGCCGACGTCCCCCCTGCCGGCGATCAAGATCGGCACCTCGGCCGACCTGATGGTGGGCGAGCCGGTGCTCACGATCGGCAACGCCTTCGGGTACGAGAACACGGTCTCGGTGGGGATCGTCAGCGCCCTGCACCGCGACGTCACGCTGTCGGACGAGCAGGTCTACCGCAACCTGATCCAGACCGACGCGGCCATCAACCCGGGGAACTCGGGCGGGCCGCTGATCAACATCGAGGGCGAGCTGATCGGGATCAACGTGGCGGTCCGGGCCGGCGCCCAGGGGATCGGCTTCGCCCTGCCGATGGACGAGGTCAAGCGGGTCGCCGCCGAGATGCTCAGCACGCGGCGGCTGGCGGCCACCTGGCACGGCGTCGTCGCGGCCGAGACCCTGCGGGGCGCGCACCGGGTGCTCGTGGCGGCCGACGTCCAGCGCGGCAGCCCGGGCGAGGCCGCGGGCCTGCGGCCGGGCGACGAGCTGGTCCAGATCGGCGGGATGTCGGTCGCCAACGCCCTCGACGTCGAGCGGGCCTTCCTCGACGCCCGGCCCGGCACGCCCTCGAAGGTCGTGATCCGCCGCGGCGGCGTCGACTCGGCCCTCGCCCTGGAAGTCCGCCCCCTCCCCGACGGCACCACCCTGGCGGCCTACGACAAGGCCGACCCGGTCTGGGATTCGATCGGCCTGCGGACCTCGCCGGCCTCCAGCGACGACGTCTCGGCGGTCAACCCGAAGCTCCGCGGCGGGCTGCTGATCCAGGCCGTCTCGCCCGGCAGCCCGGCCGCCGCCGCGCTCCTGCAGCGCGGCGACATCCTGGTCGGGATGAACATCGGCGACCGCAACTGGGAGACGATCCGGCCCGACCACATCATCCACGTCCTGAGCCAGCCCGAGGCCGTCCAGACCGACACCGCCCTGCTCTACGTCATCCGCCGCAACGGCGGGCTCCAGTCGCGGCGGATCAGCCTGGCCGACCCCCGGGTCAAGAACATCATCGCCCAGTAA